The window GTTCCAGATAATCGTCGTATTAGCGGCGTCATAGCCCACACCATCACTGATATCATCTGACTCATTCACATCGTTTATCTGCAACGAACCCGGCTTATAAACAGTATTCTCCGGGATGAGATCCACAAACTCGTTACCTGGATTGTCGGTTGAGTCCGCATCTCCCGTGTTGTTGATCCACGCGGTGTAACAGATAGCATCTCCCGGCTCTAACGGCGGCCCATTTTGATCAACGGCGATCTTCGGATCGAAGATCTCCGGTGCGACTACTCGCGTATCCTGCCAGAGTTCCGGTATCACGGTCTGGTCACTGGTCATGTTTACACAGTTATAGACGATATCGCCGTTGGCGAGTGAGCCGTTAACTGCCACGGTTATGGTTATCTGCCAGCTCTCTCCCGGTGCGATGCTCACGTTCGTCCATGTAGTGTTCGCGGCATCGTCGGGCATAGGCGTGGCAGTAACAAACGATAGGTTGGGATCACAAAAGAGGTCCGTAACCGTCACATTGGTCGCATTCGCCGTGCCGGTGTTATTCACGTATATGGTATAGGTGAGCAGGTTCCCGGTGCGTACCGGATCGGGGCTATCACGTTTGACGAATTCCAGCACGGGCTCTGAGATAACCCGTGTCTCTTCGGTATCATTCCCTTCCGGCTTTCCATCTGCAGTGATATTGACATAGTTAGAGACGATGCCGCCGGGATGCGGAATATTCACACTCACGTTGATGGTAATATTATGGCGCTCATTGGGTGGCAGATCGCCGACATGCCACACTAACGTGTGATTATCATCTGCCGTTTCATTGGGCTCGAACGAAGCGGAAACGAAGGTGACCCCCTGTGGGAGCACGTCGGTTATGGTCGTGTTGGTCGCGTTGAGAGTCCCGAAATTAGCATAGCAAACGGTATAGGTGAGATTGTTCCCTGCTTCAACGGGATCGGGATAATCCTGCTTACAAAGCACTAGCTCGTGTTCTCCTATCTCGGTCACCTCCGTATCATTCCCTTCAACACCCTCCTCAGAGGTGATATTCACGTAATTCAAAAGCAGAGTGCCGTTGGTGACCGACTCATTCACCCCAACAGTGATGTAGATATAGTGCTTACCATCCGGTGGCAGATTGGCAAAGAACCAAGTGTCATTGTCAAGGTAAGGTGCAGGCGTTGCATTGATAAAGGTGACATTGATATCGTATACCTCCGTTATGGTAACGTTCGTCGCGTTCATGTTACCTGTATTCTCATAGGTTATGACATACGTCAGATTCGTGCCCGCCGCAACGGGATCCGGCCAGTCCGCCTTCTCGACGAGCAAGACGGGTGCGGATTTGACCGTTGTCGAAATGACGATCTGATTCGTCACGTTCTGATCGCTGGTTACATTTGCGTAATTCAGCACCAGCGTGCCGTTCGGAAGTGGTGCGGTGACATTGACGGTAATAGTGATTGTTTTAGTTTCGCTGGCATTGATAGTCGAGAAGTTCCATATATTGTTTCCCGAATCCGGCAATGGCGTGGCAGCGAAGAAGACGACATTGGCATCGTAGATTTCGGTAACCGTAACATTGGTCGCATTCGCCGTGCCGGTATTATTGATATAAATCGTATATATAAGCACTCCACCTGCTTCGACGGGCTCAGGATCATCAAATTTAGAGATGTCCAGCACCGGCGCTGAGACAACCGTGGTCTCCTCAGTGTGATTCACTTCATCTAACCCGTCCGCGGTAAGATTGACAAAGTTCACAAGGGGACACCCGCAGGGAAGCGGAGAATTCACGGAGACCGTGATCGTGATAGTACGAAGCTCATTGGGTGGCAGATCGCCGATA of the Methanomicrobia archaeon genome contains:
- a CDS encoding DUF11 domain-containing protein; this translates as MNMIRVHGKKRGEEGGIHSHKKKAEAIVMGGAVLALLVVFFGMALQPAAAQTWPTEWILIGGDRNENGPQDNFRDVEYAYYNFDDEYLYLRMCTYGTAAFKSGGLDGRFKWFIDLDNNMYKTGGIGGGHVVEGEYLLFVEDANPEDGIGEVYLLYDIDGDGSFDDDWGQPVGGTYVTQNITNLSIAGYRISGKCVDLYVRFVNINISAPSRISLIWVTDQENPNLDQAPTTDFPDSGLRLGPFCVQCRPNLIITKYDFPDPVKAGENLTYTIIYENTGNLNATNVTITETYDANVTFVTTDPSPDPGTNDTWTIANLPVGVIQYINITVRVNDTVPNGTILTNYVNITSEEGVANNHTVDTVVVGEPVLEIAKSAFPDPVEPGETLTYTIFFENLGDVTAVNTNLTDILPQRVTYISASLEPNQTFDDNHTLVWNIGDLPPNELRTITITVSVNSPLPCGCPLVNFVNLTADGLDEVNHTEETTVVSAPVLDISKFDDPEPVEAGGVLIYTIYINNTGTANATNVTVTEIYDANVVFFAATPLPDSGNNIWNFSTINASETKTITITVNVTAPLPNGTLVLNYANVTSDQNVTNQIVISTTVKSAPVLLVEKADWPDPVAAGTNLTYVITYENTGNMNATNVTITEVYDINVTFINATPAPYLDNDTWFFANLPPDGKHYIYITVGVNESVTNGTLLLNYVNITSEEGVEGNDTEVTEIGEHELVLCKQDYPDPVEAGNNLTYTVCYANFGTLNATNTTITDVLPQGVTFVSASFEPNETADDNHTLVWHVGDLPPNERHNITINVSVNIPHPGGIVSNYVNITADGKPEGNDTEETRVISEPVLEFVKRDSPDPVRTGNLLTYTIYVNNTGTANATNVTVTDLFCDPNLSFVTATPMPDDAANTTWTNVSIAPGESWQITITVAVNGSLANGDIVYNCVNMTSDQTVIPELWQDTRVVAPEIFDPKIAVDQNGPPLEPGDAICYTAWINNTGDADSTDNPGNEFVDLIPENTVYKPGSLQINDVNESDDISDGVGYDAANTTIIWNGNITAGGTIKIRFCVIVDPDVPVGTTVISNQGTVYYDSNGDGTNDAQKPTDDPVTAPSPDPTELQLSISAPVPIMTPIGMVALVGLLSAVAVLRLRVRKRR